A stretch of Dehalococcoidia bacterium DNA encodes these proteins:
- a CDS encoding pyridoxamine 5'-phosphate oxidase family protein, giving the protein MTEQQTVTTPPELVRDRPGIPQSYGIQSGEEGMLPWAWARRRLEVAQNYWICSTRPDGRPHAMPVWGVWVDDVLLFGTGRDTRKARNIAANPHVAMHLESGDDAVMVEGVVEELRDAALLAKGDAAYLAKYIDPATGEGFHLAQVEGGDSGVYCLRPRLAQAWREANYPVSATRWRFGIRGVA; this is encoded by the coding sequence ATGACCGAGCAGCAAACCGTGACCACGCCGCCCGAACTCGTCCGCGACCGGCCCGGCATTCCGCAGAGCTACGGCATTCAGAGCGGCGAGGAGGGGATGCTGCCCTGGGCCTGGGCGCGCCGCCGGCTGGAAGTCGCGCAGAACTACTGGATCTGCAGCACGCGCCCGGACGGACGGCCGCACGCCATGCCGGTCTGGGGCGTGTGGGTGGACGACGTGCTGCTCTTCGGCACTGGCCGCGACACGCGCAAGGCGCGCAACATCGCCGCCAATCCGCACGTCGCCATGCACCTGGAGAGCGGCGACGACGCCGTGATGGTCGAAGGCGTGGTCGAGGAGCTGCGCGACGCGGCGCTGCTGGCGAAGGGCGATGCGGCCTACCTGGCTAAATACATCGACCCGGCCACGGGCGAGGGCTTCCACCTGGCCCAGGTGGAAGGCGGCGACAGTGGCGTCTACTGCCTGCGCCCGCGCCTGGCGCAGGCCTGGCGCGAGGCGAACTACCCCGTCAGCGCCACGCGCTGGCGCTTCGGGATCAGGGGCGTTGCCTAG
- a CDS encoding YafY family protein, which produces MRADRLLSILLLLQAQRRLTARALAERLEVSARTIHRDMEALGAAGVPVYAERGRGGGWVLAEGYRIDVPGLSEAEVQALFLSMPPAVLADLGLQGASESGLIKLLLALPSLRRHDAEYARQRFHVDTSGWRRGAEPVPLLPALQEAVWQDRRLELTYERGDGATVRRIVDPLGLVAKGRVWYLVAAVEGEPRTYRVSRVRAAAVLAEPAVRPPGFDLAAHWAASSATFAANLPRFPVTLRVAPEMLARLGSVGAYLRLEAQAPPGDDGWSVLRLSFESEAEACGYILSFGALAEALEPPELRGRLVALARDTLARYGGSARAAALPSASAADAP; this is translated from the coding sequence ATGCGCGCCGACCGTCTGCTCTCGATCCTGCTGCTCTTGCAGGCGCAGCGCCGCCTGACCGCGCGGGCGCTGGCCGAGCGGCTGGAAGTCTCCGCCCGCACAATCCACCGCGACATGGAGGCGCTGGGCGCCGCCGGCGTGCCGGTCTACGCCGAGCGCGGCCGCGGCGGCGGCTGGGTTCTGGCGGAAGGCTACCGCATCGACGTGCCCGGCCTGAGCGAGGCGGAGGTGCAGGCGCTCTTTCTCAGCATGCCGCCCGCCGTGCTGGCCGACCTGGGCCTGCAGGGCGCTTCGGAGAGCGGCTTGATCAAGCTGCTGCTGGCGCTGCCCTCGCTGCGCCGGCACGACGCCGAGTACGCGCGGCAGCGCTTCCACGTGGACACCAGCGGCTGGCGGCGCGGCGCAGAGCCCGTGCCGCTGCTGCCGGCGCTGCAGGAGGCGGTCTGGCAGGACCGGCGTCTGGAGCTGACCTACGAGCGCGGCGACGGCGCAACGGTGCGGCGCATCGTCGATCCGCTCGGCCTCGTCGCCAAGGGGCGGGTCTGGTATCTCGTCGCCGCGGTGGAGGGAGAGCCGCGCACCTACCGCGTCTCGCGTGTGCGCGCGGCGGCGGTGCTGGCGGAGCCAGCGGTGCGGCCGCCCGGCTTCGACCTCGCCGCCCACTGGGCCGCGTCGAGCGCGACGTTCGCCGCGAACCTGCCCCGCTTTCCGGTGACGCTGCGTGTCGCGCCGGAGATGCTGGCGCGCCTGGGCAGCGTCGGCGCCTACCTGCGCCTGGAAGCGCAGGCGCCGCCAGGGGATGACGGCTGGAGCGTGCTGCGGCTCTCCTTCGAGTCCGAGGCGGAAGCGTGCGGCTACATCCTCTCCTTCGGCGCCCTGGCCGAGGCGCTTGAGCCGCCGGAGCTGCGCGGGCGCCTCGTTGCCCTGGCTCGCGACACGCTCGCCAGGTACGGCGGCAGCGCACGGGCCGCGGCCCTGCCCTCCGCTTCCGCGGCAGACGCTCCGTAA
- a CDS encoding glycosyl hydrolase encodes MAVDQALLKTMEWRMIGPPRGGRVVAVAGDPAEPATFYFGACGGGVWKSTDGGTYWENVSDGFFKTAPVGALAVSEADPNVIYAGTGEACIRGNVIHGDGVYRSTDAGRNWQHLGLADTRHISRVRVHPNDPDTVYVAALGHAFGPNKERGVFRSSDGGKSWQQSLFVSERAGAADLSMDPHNPRLLFAAIWQALRTPWTLESGGPDSGLYRSSDGGETWSDLSDRPGLPKGIKGRIGVAVSPAKAGRVWAIVEAEEGGLFRSDDAGESWQRVCEDRDIRQRPWYYMHIFADPQDAETVYSLNLKMWRSSDGGKTFTPVTTPHGDNHDLWIDPADPQRMIEGNDGGACVSYNGGASWSTIYNQPTAQFYHVAIDTQFPYRVYGTQQDNSAISVPSRSAAGAIPWGECYAVGSSESGHIQVRPDNPNVVISGAVGSSPGGGGSLLRYDHGTAQTRIITVWPEVYSGYGAKDLKHRFQWTFPILISPHDPNTLYATGERVFQSFDEGSSWEPISPDLTRNDASKLGPSGGPITKDTTGAEHYCTVFALAESPLERRLLWAGSDDGLIHLSRDGSSWQNLTPPELPEWSTICTIEPSPHDAAVAYLAATRYKLDDFRPILLKTGDYGKSWQPITNGLGDGDITRVIREDPTRRGLLYCGTERGVYVSFDDGNEWQPLQGNLPAVPVHDLQVKDSDLVAATHGRSFWVLDDLSPLRQLAGEIAGKASHLFQPRPTYRTRPLPGAGRPADPGKNYNMGLGWAVTFTEKKGEHGELIRTPIDAGKNPPDGVIVTYWLKEEPKSPVTLTFLDATGNELKSFTSKPDEAVQQPVAEAPAEGEEGEEGVEAPAAEAPEELRVPKRAGANRFLWNLRAADARRLPGETLTDVQVAGPAVPPGSYQVRLSVNGESQTQSFEILKDPRVAASQADLEAQYAFASEVRDRISEANGAVIQIRDLRDQADRWLARAQGDANGTALRRAATALKKRLSEVEAELIDSRAKGALDRLNYPAKLVPKLAGLPPVIASADAAPTRQSREVFAELSAQLEVQLGKLRDLLANEVAELNAAIRAASLDPVAPPSLDDKAKASAGAGDGRSA; translated from the coding sequence ATGGCGGTGGACCAGGCTCTGCTCAAAACCATGGAGTGGCGGATGATCGGCCCTCCGCGCGGCGGCCGCGTCGTCGCCGTGGCCGGCGACCCGGCCGAGCCGGCGACCTTCTACTTCGGCGCCTGCGGCGGCGGCGTCTGGAAGAGCACGGACGGCGGCACCTACTGGGAGAACGTCTCCGACGGCTTCTTCAAGACCGCGCCGGTCGGCGCGCTCGCCGTCTCCGAGGCCGATCCGAACGTGATCTACGCCGGCACGGGCGAGGCCTGCATCCGCGGCAACGTGATCCACGGCGATGGCGTCTACCGCTCCACCGACGCCGGCCGCAACTGGCAGCACCTCGGCCTGGCCGACACGCGCCACATCAGCCGCGTGCGCGTGCATCCCAACGACCCGGACACGGTCTACGTCGCGGCGCTGGGCCACGCCTTCGGGCCGAACAAGGAGCGCGGCGTCTTCCGCTCCAGCGACGGCGGCAAGAGCTGGCAGCAGTCGCTGTTCGTGAGCGAGCGCGCCGGCGCCGCCGACCTTTCGATGGACCCGCACAACCCGCGCCTGCTCTTCGCCGCCATCTGGCAGGCGCTCCGCACGCCCTGGACGCTGGAGAGCGGCGGGCCGGACTCCGGCCTCTACCGCTCCAGCGACGGCGGCGAGACGTGGAGCGACCTCTCCGACAGGCCCGGCCTGCCGAAGGGGATCAAGGGCCGCATCGGGGTCGCCGTCTCGCCGGCGAAGGCGGGGCGCGTCTGGGCGATCGTCGAGGCGGAAGAGGGCGGTCTGTTCCGCTCGGACGACGCCGGCGAGAGCTGGCAGCGCGTCTGCGAGGACCGCGACATCCGCCAGCGGCCCTGGTATTACATGCACATCTTCGCCGACCCGCAGGACGCCGAGACGGTCTACAGCCTCAATCTGAAAATGTGGCGCTCCAGCGACGGCGGCAAGACGTTCACGCCCGTGACCACGCCGCACGGCGACAACCACGACCTCTGGATCGACCCGGCCGACCCGCAGCGCATGATCGAGGGCAACGACGGCGGCGCCTGCGTCAGCTACAACGGCGGCGCCAGCTGGTCCACGATCTACAACCAGCCAACCGCGCAGTTCTACCACGTCGCGATCGACACACAGTTTCCCTACCGCGTCTACGGCACGCAGCAGGACAACTCCGCGATCTCCGTGCCCAGCCGCTCGGCCGCCGGCGCCATCCCCTGGGGCGAATGCTACGCCGTCGGCAGCTCGGAGAGCGGGCACATCCAGGTGCGGCCCGATAACCCCAACGTCGTGATCAGCGGCGCCGTGGGCAGCTCGCCGGGCGGCGGCGGCTCGCTCTTGCGCTACGACCACGGCACGGCGCAGACGCGCATCATCACCGTTTGGCCGGAGGTCTACAGCGGCTACGGCGCCAAGGACCTGAAGCACCGCTTCCAGTGGACCTTCCCCATCCTGATCTCGCCGCACGACCCGAATACGCTCTACGCCACCGGCGAGCGCGTCTTCCAGTCGTTCGACGAAGGCTCGAGCTGGGAGCCGATCAGCCCGGACCTCACCCGCAACGACGCCAGCAAGCTCGGCCCCTCCGGCGGGCCGATCACCAAGGACACGACCGGCGCCGAGCACTACTGCACCGTCTTCGCCCTGGCCGAGTCGCCGCTTGAGCGCCGTCTGCTCTGGGCAGGCTCCGACGACGGCCTGATTCACCTCTCGCGCGACGGCAGCAGCTGGCAGAACCTCACACCGCCAGAGCTGCCCGAGTGGAGCACGATCTGCACGATCGAGCCCTCGCCGCACGACGCCGCCGTGGCCTACCTCGCCGCCACGCGCTACAAACTCGACGACTTCCGCCCGATCCTGCTCAAGACCGGCGACTACGGCAAGAGCTGGCAGCCGATCACCAATGGCCTGGGCGACGGCGACATCACCCGCGTGATCCGCGAGGATCCAACCCGGCGCGGCCTGCTCTACTGCGGCACGGAGCGCGGCGTCTACGTCAGCTTCGACGACGGCAACGAGTGGCAGCCGCTGCAGGGCAACCTGCCCGCCGTGCCCGTGCACGACCTGCAGGTGAAAGACTCGGACCTGGTGGCCGCCACGCACGGCCGCTCCTTCTGGGTGCTGGACGACCTCTCGCCGCTGCGGCAACTTGCGGGCGAGATCGCCGGCAAGGCCTCGCACCTCTTCCAGCCGCGGCCCACATATCGCACGCGGCCGCTGCCCGGCGCCGGCCGGCCCGCCGATCCGGGCAAGAACTACAACATGGGTCTCGGCTGGGCCGTCACCTTCACCGAGAAGAAGGGGGAGCACGGCGAGCTGATCCGCACCCCGATCGACGCCGGCAAGAACCCGCCGGACGGCGTGATCGTCACCTACTGGCTCAAAGAGGAGCCGAAGAGCCCCGTCACGCTCACCTTCCTCGACGCGACGGGCAACGAGCTGAAGAGCTTTACCAGCAAGCCGGACGAAGCCGTGCAGCAGCCGGTCGCGGAGGCGCCGGCCGAGGGCGAGGAGGGCGAGGAAGGCGTCGAGGCGCCCGCGGCCGAGGCGCCGGAAGAGCTGCGCGTGCCGAAACGGGCCGGCGCCAACCGCTTCCTCTGGAACCTGCGCGCCGCCGACGCCCGCCGCTTGCCCGGCGAGACGCTGACCGACGTGCAGGTGGCCGGCCCCGCGGTGCCGCCCGGCAGCTACCAGGTGCGGCTGAGCGTGAACGGCGAGAGCCAGACGCAGTCCTTCGAGATCCTCAAGGACCCGCGCGTGGCCGCCTCGCAGGCCGACCTCGAGGCGCAGTACGCCTTCGCAAGCGAAGTGCGCGACCGCATCTCCGAGGCGAACGGCGCCGTAATCCAGATCCGCGACCTGCGCGACCAGGCCGACCGCTGGCTGGCGCGGGCGCAGGGCGACGCCAACGGCACGGCGCTGCGCCGTGCCGCGACGGCGCTGAAGAAGCGGCTTTCGGAAGTCGAGGCGGAGCTGATCGACAGCCGCGCGAAAGGGGCGCTGGACCGGCTGAACTACCCGGCGAAGCTGGTGCCGAAGCTGGCCGGCCTGCCGCCCGTGATCGCCAGCGCCGACGCCGCGCCGACCAGGCAGTCGCGCGAGGTCTTCGCCGAACTCTCGGCGCAGCTCGAGGTGCAGCTGGGCAAGCTGCGCGATCTGCTGGCCAACGAGGTCGCGGAGCTGAATGCCGCCATCCGCGCCGCCAGCCTCGATCCGGTGGCGCCGCCTTCGCTGGACGACAAGGCGAAGGCGAGCGCTGGCGCGGGCGACGGGCGGTCCGCGTAA
- a CDS encoding cupin domain-containing protein: MPDGFIVPHGGGSKVGAAGLEVSAKVIADQARSASSFELTIWPGFDVGAHVHSRLEELFYIVEGELDLLAFEPRVRTATDWRLWESHTGERVIRGDPGTLMFVPLGCPHAFANPGTSPARVFFQAAPPGHERYFEGLGEILSGGGPPDHEAIAELRRRYDTEQITPLVPGRMPS, encoded by the coding sequence ATGCCGGACGGCTTCATCGTCCCACACGGAGGTGGGAGCAAAGTCGGGGCGGCTGGTTTGGAAGTGAGCGCGAAGGTAATCGCCGATCAGGCACGCAGCGCTTCAAGCTTCGAGCTGACGATCTGGCCTGGCTTCGACGTGGGCGCCCACGTGCATAGCCGGCTGGAGGAGCTGTTCTATATCGTCGAGGGCGAACTCGATCTGCTGGCGTTTGAACCGCGCGTGCGAACGGCGACGGACTGGCGGCTGTGGGAATCACACACCGGCGAGCGAGTCATACGCGGCGACCCGGGCACCTTGATGTTCGTGCCGCTTGGCTGTCCGCATGCCTTTGCGAACCCGGGCACGAGCCCGGCGCGGGTCTTCTTCCAGGCGGCGCCTCCCGGACACGAGCGTTACTTCGAGGGGCTCGGTGAGATTCTTTCTGGCGGCGGTCCTCCTGACCATGAAGCGATTGCGGAGCTGCGTCGCCGCTACGACACAGAGCAAATTACGCCGCTGGTGCCTGGTCGCATGCCGTCCTGA
- a CDS encoding carboxymuconolactone decarboxylase family protein, producing the protein MARIPLVEYETAPPEVRALFDAHGGRGQRNVARLFASQADFLAGFYAFVDGLYRHNALPPRLRELAYLRASQLNGCHY; encoded by the coding sequence ATGGCGCGCATTCCTCTGGTCGAGTATGAAACGGCCCCACCCGAGGTCCGCGCCTTGTTCGATGCGCACGGCGGGCGGGGGCAGCGCAACGTGGCGCGGCTCTTCGCCAGCCAGGCCGACTTCCTCGCCGGCTTCTACGCCTTCGTGGACGGCCTGTACCGGCACAACGCGTTGCCGCCGCGCCTGCGCGAGCTGGCCTATCTGCGCGCCTCGCAGCTCAACGGCTGCCACTACTGA
- a CDS encoding site-specific DNA-methyltransferase, with amino-acid sequence MMEQAHRHKGTVLAPVCFDDRLLDKLVPGEARALVSKDNQRAIPAIAKDPTLLRGIEEAIRSLPTSHDLLLSDGRAMAEIADASVHLVVTSPPYWTLKEYVDHPAQLGHVDDYTDFLSELDKVWREVYRVLVPGGRLVVVVGDVCLPRRRFGRHVVFPLHASIQERCRVIGFDNLAPIIWHKIANAKLEVENGSSFLGKPYEPNGIVKNDIEYILFQRKSGGYRQPSVPARVLSVIPADAHKEWFQQIWTLAGASTRRHPAPFPLSLAERLVRMFSFVGDTVLDPFMGTGTTNLAARRWGRNSIGMEIIAEYYDIAQRRMAAHDGVQLSLAAGD; translated from the coding sequence ATGATGGAGCAGGCTCATCGCCACAAGGGGACCGTGTTGGCGCCTGTTTGCTTCGATGACCGTTTGCTCGACAAGCTGGTGCCTGGCGAGGCGCGGGCATTGGTGAGCAAAGATAACCAGAGAGCCATTCCTGCCATCGCGAAGGATCCGACGTTACTCCGTGGAATCGAGGAGGCCATCCGATCCTTGCCTACCTCGCATGACCTGCTACTCAGTGACGGCCGGGCGATGGCTGAAATCGCGGATGCGAGCGTTCACCTCGTCGTAACGTCTCCGCCGTATTGGACGCTCAAGGAGTATGTCGACCACCCCGCGCAGCTCGGCCATGTCGATGACTACACAGACTTTTTGAGTGAGTTGGACAAGGTATGGCGTGAAGTCTATCGAGTACTTGTACCGGGCGGGCGTCTCGTCGTCGTCGTCGGCGATGTGTGCCTGCCGCGCCGTCGATTCGGCCGCCATGTGGTGTTTCCCCTGCACGCCAGTATTCAGGAACGATGCAGAGTCATTGGATTCGATAACCTCGCGCCGATCATTTGGCACAAGATCGCCAATGCAAAGCTCGAGGTCGAGAACGGCTCAAGCTTTCTTGGCAAACCGTATGAACCGAATGGCATTGTCAAGAACGATATAGAATACATCCTCTTTCAAAGGAAATCAGGCGGTTACCGTCAACCGTCCGTCCCGGCGCGCGTGCTGTCGGTGATTCCGGCGGATGCCCACAAGGAGTGGTTTCAGCAGATCTGGACGCTTGCCGGCGCGTCGACGCGGAGGCATCCGGCGCCGTTTCCGCTCTCGCTTGCTGAACGCCTTGTGCGGATGTTTTCATTCGTGGGAGATACCGTGCTCGACCCGTTCATGGGCACGGGGACGACGAATCTGGCCGCCCGCCGCTGGGGCAGGAATAGCATTGGCATGGAGATCATCGCGGAGTACTACGACATCGCGCAGCGCAGGATGGCCGCGCATGACGGTGTCCAGCTGTCACTCGCCGCGGGAGACTGA
- a CDS encoding PaeR7I family type II restriction endonuclease — protein MFLVPSNVFTDAVRTFWGTRTAQSGAQIARGATDQGKRGSVTGGAHLHGFARTIITLLVNIGVRPEHIFAARGSLPEDVAVRSTMSLPGFYRATKNWDLLVVVDGNLVAALELKSQVGPSFGNNFNNRSEEAIGTAADIWVAYREGTFGSSPTPWLGYVFLLEDCEASRRPILTISPHFAILPEFAGASYARRYELLCRKLVRERQYSAACFLISDPTRADAEPNYLEPAPDLSGERFLTQLLAHVSGSVRP, from the coding sequence ATGTTTCTCGTACCCTCGAACGTCTTCACAGATGCTGTGCGCACGTTTTGGGGAACTCGCACTGCCCAGTCCGGCGCTCAGATAGCTCGTGGGGCCACCGATCAAGGCAAACGCGGATCGGTGACGGGCGGCGCCCACCTGCACGGCTTTGCGCGGACCATCATCACGCTGCTGGTGAACATTGGCGTGAGGCCAGAGCACATTTTTGCCGCGCGTGGATCGCTTCCTGAAGACGTTGCGGTACGCAGCACTATGAGCTTGCCAGGTTTCTATCGAGCAACCAAGAACTGGGATCTATTGGTTGTCGTAGATGGAAATCTGGTAGCGGCACTTGAACTCAAGTCTCAGGTTGGGCCGTCGTTCGGGAACAATTTCAATAACCGATCTGAAGAGGCAATCGGGACGGCCGCCGATATCTGGGTGGCCTACCGCGAAGGTACATTTGGGTCGTCACCCACGCCTTGGCTTGGATACGTATTCTTGCTGGAAGACTGTGAAGCCTCTCGGCGACCGATCTTAACCATCTCGCCACACTTCGCGATCCTTCCAGAATTTGCAGGAGCGTCCTATGCCCGTCGCTACGAGTTACTGTGTCGGAAACTGGTACGCGAGCGCCAGTATAGCGCTGCGTGCTTCCTCATCTCCGACCCAACCAGGGCTGACGCAGAGCCCAACTACCTCGAACCTGCTCCGGATTTGAGTGGCGAACGCTTTCTGACGCAGTTGCTGGCACACGTTTCCGGTAGTGTTCGACCATAG
- a CDS encoding LysR substrate-binding domain-containing protein has translation MNSHQLRLFLAVARQRSFSRAAEAEHLTQSAVSQQIEALEREHGLRLFERLPRRIELTDAGEALLPFAERVTALLEEAGHALAEVRGVARGRLRVAASPTPATYLLPPLLGAFARRHPAIEVLLDVDVSARAAQRVADGEAALGVVEGLAEDIRLNATPLLEDELLLVTPPAFVPERTDRDGVLALDELPRLRYLAREPDAFTRTLVDERLRARGVAWRPAMELGNIEAIKQAAAAGLGASFISRYAVAEEIAAGRLRGWRVAGLDLRRPWYLLQRAGVRPSPAAAAFVAMLQASAGAGRGA, from the coding sequence ATGAACAGCCACCAACTGCGCCTCTTCCTCGCCGTGGCGCGGCAGCGCAGCTTCAGCCGCGCCGCCGAGGCGGAGCACCTGACGCAGTCCGCCGTCAGCCAGCAGATCGAGGCGCTGGAGCGCGAGCACGGCCTGCGTCTGTTCGAGCGCCTGCCGAGGCGCATCGAGCTGACCGACGCGGGCGAGGCGCTGCTGCCCTTCGCCGAGCGCGTCACCGCGCTGCTGGAGGAGGCGGGCCACGCCCTGGCCGAGGTGCGCGGTGTGGCCCGCGGCCGGCTGCGCGTGGCGGCCAGTCCGACGCCGGCGACCTACCTGCTGCCGCCGCTGCTCGGCGCCTTCGCCCGCCGGCATCCCGCGATCGAGGTGCTGCTCGATGTCGATGTCAGCGCCCGCGCGGCGCAGCGCGTGGCCGACGGCGAAGCGGCGCTCGGCGTAGTCGAAGGTCTGGCGGAGGACATCCGTCTCAACGCCACGCCGCTGCTCGAAGACGAGCTGCTGCTGGTGACGCCGCCGGCCTTTGTACCAGAGCGAACCGACAGGGACGGCGTGCTGGCCCTAGACGAACTGCCGCGCCTGCGCTACCTCGCGCGTGAGCCGGACGCCTTCACGCGCACGCTGGTCGACGAGCGGCTGCGGGCGCGCGGCGTCGCCTGGCGGCCGGCGATGGAGCTGGGCAACATCGAGGCGATTAAGCAGGCGGCAGCCGCCGGGCTCGGCGCCTCGTTCATCTCGCGCTACGCCGTGGCGGAGGAGATCGCCGCCGGCCGGCTGCGTGGCTGGCGCGTCGCCGGCCTGGACCTGCGCCGGCCGTGGTACCTGCTGCAGCGCGCCGGCGTGCGGCCCTCGCCGGCCGCCGCGGCGTTCGTGGCGATGCTGCAGGCGTCGGCCGGCGCCGGCCGCGGCGCGTAA
- a CDS encoding sulfite exporter TauE/SafE family protein produces the protein MDANLAAYAALGLSAGVLSGMVGIGGGILIVPALVFLFGLTQHQAQGTTLALLVPPIGLLGAWTYYRQGYVDLRLAALIAAGFFFGSLLGARFSVGLSDRMLARVFGSAVVLIGAKMLIGR, from the coding sequence GTGGACGCGAACCTGGCCGCGTATGCGGCGTTGGGGCTTTCGGCGGGCGTGCTCAGCGGCATGGTCGGCATCGGCGGCGGCATCCTGATCGTGCCGGCGCTCGTCTTCCTCTTCGGCCTCACGCAGCACCAGGCACAGGGCACCACGCTGGCGCTGCTCGTGCCGCCGATCGGCTTGCTCGGCGCCTGGACGTACTACCGGCAGGGCTACGTCGATCTGCGCCTCGCCGCGCTGATCGCCGCGGGCTTCTTCTTCGGCAGCCTGCTCGGGGCGCGCTTCTCGGTCGGCCTCTCCGACCGCATGCTGGCCCGCGTCTTTGGCAGTGCCGTGGTGCTGATCGGCGCCAAGATGCTGATCGGGCGGTAA
- a CDS encoding ferredoxin family protein — MTYIITNPCIGTKDKSCVEVCPVDCIHDDGDEDKMLYIDPNECIDCGACEPACPVTAIYAEDDVPDDQKGYIEVNTLWYTDKAAARAKVDALAG; from the coding sequence ATGACCTATATCATTACCAATCCCTGCATCGGCACCAAGGACAAGTCGTGCGTCGAGGTCTGCCCGGTGGACTGCATCCACGACGACGGCGACGAAGACAAGATGCTCTACATCGACCCGAACGAGTGCATCGACTGCGGCGCCTGCGAGCCGGCCTGTCCCGTCACCGCCATCTACGCCGAAGACGATGTGCCCGACGACCAGAAGGGCTACATCGAAGTGAACACCCTCTGGTACACGGACAAGGCGGCCGCACGCGCCAAGGTGGACGCGCTGGCCGGATAG
- a CDS encoding MBL fold metallo-hydrolase: MEVANELLVGGIVVGVFQENCWVIGSRRTGEAICIDPGDQPDEILALARELGVTIKLIANSHAHIDHILGVRGVQAASGARFLLHAEDHALAAQAAGQAERMLRMRVEPPPAPDAAPADGDVVEVAGVRLQVLHTPGHTRGSLSYYQPDAKLLFSGDTLFMGSIGRTDLPGGDYAQEMDSIITKLLALPDETRVLPGHMLETTIGRERQTNPFVLQELRGRG; this comes from the coding sequence ATGGAGGTCGCCAACGAGCTGCTGGTCGGCGGCATCGTCGTCGGCGTCTTTCAAGAGAACTGCTGGGTGATCGGCTCGCGCCGCACGGGTGAGGCGATCTGCATCGACCCCGGCGACCAGCCGGACGAGATCCTGGCGCTGGCCCGCGAGCTGGGCGTGACGATCAAGCTGATCGCCAACTCGCACGCGCACATCGACCACATCCTCGGCGTGCGCGGCGTGCAGGCCGCAAGCGGCGCCCGTTTCCTGCTGCACGCCGAGGACCACGCGCTGGCCGCGCAGGCCGCCGGCCAGGCCGAGCGCATGCTGCGCATGCGTGTCGAGCCGCCGCCCGCACCCGACGCCGCGCCCGCCGACGGCGACGTGGTCGAGGTCGCCGGTGTGCGGTTGCAGGTGCTGCACACGCCGGGCCACACGCGCGGCAGCCTCAGCTATTACCAGCCCGACGCGAAGCTGCTGTTCAGCGGCGACACGCTGTTCATGGGCTCGATCGGCCGCACGGATCTGCCCGGCGGCGACTATGCGCAGGAGATGGACAGCATCATCACGAAGCTGCTGGCGCTGCCGGACGAGACGCGCGTGCTGCCCGGCCACATGCTGGAAACGACGATCGGCCGTGAGCGCCAGACCAACCCCTTCGTTTTGCAAGAGCTGCGCGGCCGCGGCTAG
- a CDS encoding alpha/beta hydrolase, which produces MEPIARSYTSQRLRLNYVVWGDETKLPVLLVHGGRDHARNWDFVAAALLPEYAVYAVDLRGHGDSDWAFGSMYSLPEFTADVAAFVDHLDRGPLPLVGHSLGGAIVLQYAGTFPSNVTRVAAVEGLGPGVREPRPAHLRMAEWIEQVRDFEQRRPRPYRALQDAVQRMQEANPHLTPDMAQHLAEHGVRRHEDGSYTWKFDNYVRMHSPYEFALHDARELWNQIRCPVLLIRGDKSWAKDPETDGKASAFHQYRSVQIADAGHWVHHDQLDAFLTILLPFLRGEA; this is translated from the coding sequence ATGGAACCGATCGCGCGCAGCTACACCTCGCAGCGCCTGCGGCTCAACTACGTCGTCTGGGGCGACGAGACCAAGCTACCGGTGCTGCTGGTGCACGGCGGCCGCGATCATGCGCGCAACTGGGACTTCGTGGCCGCGGCGCTCCTCCCCGAATACGCCGTCTACGCCGTCGATCTGCGCGGCCACGGCGACAGCGACTGGGCCTTCGGCAGCATGTACAGCCTGCCGGAGTTCACGGCGGACGTCGCCGCCTTCGTCGATCACCTGGACCGCGGGCCGCTGCCGCTGGTCGGTCACTCGCTGGGCGGCGCGATCGTGCTGCAGTACGCCGGCACCTTTCCCAGCAACGTCACGCGCGTGGCCGCCGTCGAAGGGCTGGGGCCGGGCGTGCGCGAGCCGCGGCCGGCGCACCTGCGCATGGCGGAATGGATCGAGCAGGTGCGCGACTTCGAGCAGCGCCGGCCGCGCCCCTACCGCGCGCTGCAAGACGCCGTGCAGCGCATGCAGGAGGCGAACCCGCACCTGACGCCCGACATGGCGCAACACCTGGCCGAGCACGGCGTGCGCCGCCACGAGGACGGGTCCTACACCTGGAAGTTCGACAACTACGTGCGCATGCACTCGCCCTACGAGTTCGCGCTGCACGACGCGCGCGAGCTGTGGAACCAGATCCGCTGCCCCGTGCTGCTGATCCGCGGCGACAAGTCCTGGGCCAAAGACCCGGAGACGGACGGCAAGGCCAGCGCCTTCCACCAGTACCGCTCCGTGCAGATCGCGGACGCCGGCCACTGGGTGCACCACGACCAGCTCGACGCGTTTCTCACCATCCTGCTGCCGTTCCTGCGCGGGGAGGCGTAG